The bacterium DNA window GCCCCGGAGACTGTCTCCTGCCGCCCGGTGGCCGAGCTGGCCGCCCTTTTCTGCCGCGAGTTCGGCGGCGAGGCAGCGGTCTCCCGGATCGAGGTCGACCCGGCTGGCGACAGCGGGCGTCACGAGGCGGGGCTTCTGATGCTGGCCTGGGACAAGGCGTTCCGCACCCTGGGCTGGTCGCCGCGCTGGAGCTTCGAGCGCGCGGTCGAGCGCTCCGCCGCCTGGTATGCCGCCGCGGCGCGGGGTGAGGACTGCCGCAAGCTGTGTCTGAAAGACATTAACGATTATACCGGCGGCACGGCTTAATACTGTTGAAATATGACCCTGATCTTCACGGGCGAACACAAGGTTCGCCCCTACACCAGACCCGGAATTCCTGATAGGAAACCACGCTGCTCAGAGCTGTAGCGTAAGGTGAATATCTGAATAAACAAAGAGTATGTCGTAGGGGCGAACCTCGTGTTCGCCCGTAATTCCCTTAAAAGAACGAGCAGTTCAAGGCTGCGCACGGGATTCGGATACTCCAACGCGCTTTTTACACGTTTTTTCGCTGAAAGAGGACAGGAAACATGGACCGCGTCATTCCCTCCGGGGGACCCTGGATCACCGAAAAGGAAGTGCAGTACGTGGCGGATGCCTGCGCCAACGGCTGGTACGACAACTGGCACGACTATCTGGACCGTTT harbors:
- a CDS encoding CDP-glucose 4,6-dehydratase, which codes for APETVSCRPVAELAALFCREFGGEAAVSRIEVDPAGDSGRHEAGLLMLAWDKAFRTLGWSPRWSFERAVERSAAWYAAAARGEDCRKLCLKDINDYTGGTA